GACCGCCTCCACGAGAAGCACGATCGCACCCACCCAGGCCACCGGTCTGCGCGCCACGGCGCCCCACCCACTTCCCTCTGCTGTTGCTCAAGCTGTTGCTGTTACCCCTAGTACGTTCGAGCCATCGCGAACGCTACTAACCGGTAAACCCAGGGACAAGAGCTGTGCCGCAGGCAAAGAATCATTGGGCCATTCGTAGGGACTCCACAAAGAAAGCCCCGTGTCCGCAGCGCTGACTCACAGAGACCTTGACCACATCGGAGGGCTACGCTGCCGTGGAGGGACCCTGCGTACCGCGGTGCGACAAGGGTTTTCGCGAACCTAGCCGGTCTCGAGTGACACTCCGTGTGGGCAAGCTCACCATTGGGGACGGGTCGTAAGGCCGTGTCGGCAGTCCCTAAACTCGGCTTGTTTCAAGGAGGGAGCCATCGTGCGCAAGGTGCTCATCGCCAACCGTGGCGAAATCGCTGTCCGCGTTGCCCGGGCATGCCGGGATGCAGGGATCGCGAGCGTAGCCGTCTACGCAGACCCTGACAGGGACGCTCTGCATGTACGGGCAGCCGATGAGGCGTTCGCGCTGGGCGGTGACACTCCGGCCACCAGCTACCTGGACATCTCCAAGGTGCTGGCCGCGGCCAAGGACGCGGGGGCGGACGCCATCCACCCCGGCTACGGCTTCCTTTCGGAGAACGCCGACTTCGCGCAGGCCGTCATCGACGCGGGCCTGAACTGGATCGGCCCGCCGCCGCAGGCCATCCGTGACCTCGGCGACAAGGTCGCCGCGCGGCACATCGCGCAGCGTGCGGGCGCCCCGCTGGTCGCGGGCACGCCCGACCCGGTGTCCGGCGCCGACGAGGTCGTCGCCTTCGCCGAGGCGAACGGCCTGCCGATCGCCATCAAGGCGGCGTTCGGCGGTGGCGGGCGCGGTCTGAAGGTGGCCCGCACGCTCGAAGAGGTCCCGGAGCTTTACGACTCCGCGGTGCGCGAGGCCGTGGCGGCCTTCGGCCGCGGCGAGTGCTTCGTGGAGCGCTACCTCGACAAGCCGCGGCACGTCGAGACCCAGTGCCTCGCCGACAAGCACGGCAACGTCGTGGTCGTCTCGACCCGTGACTGCTCGCTGCAGCGCCGCCACCAGAAGCTCGTCGAGGAGGCGCCCGCGCCGTTCCTGACCGCCGAGCAGAACGCCGAGCTGTACGCCGCCTCCAAGGCGATCCTCAAGGAGGCCGGCTACGTCGGCGCGGGCACCGTCGAGTTCCTCGTCGGCGTCGACGGCACGATCTCCTTCCTGGAGGTCAACACCCGTCTGCAGGTCGAGCACCCGGTCACCGAAGAGGTCGCCGGCATCGACCTCGTCCGGGAGATGTTCCGCATCGCCGACGGCGAGGAGCTCGGCTACGGAGACCCGGAACTCCGGGGCCATTCCTTCGAGTTCCGCATCAACGGCGAGGACCCGGGCCGCAACTTCCTGCCCGCGCCCGGCACCGTCACCACGTTCGCGCCTCCGTCGGGACCCGGCGTCCGCCTGGACGCGGGTGTCGAGTCCGGCTCGGTCATCGGCCCGGCCTGGGACTCGCTCCTCGCCAAGCTGATCGTCACCGGCGCGACCCGCGAGCAGGCGCTGCAGCGCGCCGCCCGCGCGCTCGCGGAGTTCAACGTCGAGGGCATGGCGACCGCCATCCCGTTCCACCGTGCCGTCGTCAAGGACCCGGCGTTCGGTCCCGAACTGACCGGCTCCAGCGACCCGTTCACGGTCCACACCCGGTGGATCGAGACCGAGTTCGTCAACGAGATCCCGCCGTTCACTGGGACGGGTGACGCCGAGACGGACGAGGAGCCGGGCCGCGAGACGGTCGTCGTCGAGGTCGGCGGCAAGCGCCTCGAGGTCTCGCTGCCGTCCTCGCTGGGCATGACGATCGCGCGCACCGCGGCGGCGGGCGGCGCCCGTCCAAAGCGCCGTGCGGCCAAGAAGTCGGGCCCCGCGGCGTCCGGTGACACCCTCGCCTCGCCCATGCAGGGCACGATCGTCAAGGTCGCGGTCGAGGAGGGCCAGGAGGTCAAGGAGGGCGACCTGGTCGTCGTCCTGGAGGCCATGAAGATGGAACAGCCCCTGAACGCGCACCGTTCGGGCACGATCAAGGGCCTCACCGCGGAGGTCGGCGGGAGCCTGACGTCCGGCGCGGTGATCTGCGAGATCAAGGACTGATCCCGCAGCAGACGCATACGCCGATGGGCCGGACTGGAACTCTTCCAGCCCGGCCCATCGGCGTTCCGTCCCCTGCGGCCCGGCGGGGGCTTGCCGCGCAGTTCCCCACGCCCATGAGCAGTCCCCCGCACCCGACACCGCTGCGCACAGGGCACATTCGGTGGAGCGTCCGAGAGGCCCGGTCCCTCGCCCGCCGCGGCCCGGCGGGGGCTGATCGCGCAGTTCCCCGCGCCCCTAAGTCGTCCACCGCACCCGACACCGCTGCGTGCAGGGCGCATTCGGTGAGGCGTCCGGGAGGCCCAGCCCCTTGCCCGCCGCGGCCCGGCGGGGGCTGATCGCGCAGTTCCCCGCGCCCCTAAGTCGTCCACCGCACCCGACACCGCTGCGTGCAGGGCACATTCGGTGAGGCATCCGGGAGGCCCAGCCCCTCGCCCGCCGCAGCCCGGCGGGGGCTGATCGCGCAGTTCCCCACGCCCCTAAGTCGCCCACCGCACCCGACACCGCTGCGCACACGGCACATTCGGTGACGCGTCCGGGAGGCCCGGCCCCTCGCCCGCCGCAGCCCGGCGGGGGCTGATCGCGCAGTTCCCCACGCCCCTAAGTCGCCCACCGCACCCGACACCGCTGCGTGCAGGGCGCGTTCGGTGAGGCGTCACGGAGGACCAGTCAGGGGCGCGGGGAACTGCGCGACGAGCCCCCACCGGCCCGCAGGTACGCACCATGAGCAACCAGCCCAAGGGGCGCGGGGAACTTGCACTCCGGTCGGGGCAAGCGCAACCGCTCCCGGCCCGCCCCGCGTCCTCTCCCGCGTAGAGCCGAAGGCCACGGGGGGACTTCAGTGAAACGCACGGGGGATGTCGTCGGGCTGCTCGCAGCGGCAGTCGTCGTCGGTACGACCGGATGGTTCGCAGGCGTCGCGGGCGCCGGGGAGCGGTACGAGGCCGGTCTCGTCCTCGGCCTGTCCACGGCCCTGTCCGTCGCACTGCTGCGCCGCTTCACCCACCTGCCACTGGGCAGACGCCGCCCCTACACCTTCGCGCTGCCCCTCCCCGCGCCCGACTGGTCGGCCCCGCCGCCGGACCCGGGCGGCGACCCGGAGGCCCTGCGCCCGTACGCCGAGCGGCAGGCCGCGCTGCTCAGCGACGCGTCCGCGCTCGGCGACACGCTCCGCCACACCTGCACGCTCGCGCCGCAACTGCGCGCGGAACTCGCCTCGTTCGCGGTCACCGCGTCGATCCAGGCGAGCAACTCGGTGATCGCCCCGGCCGGCGAAGGACCGCGCAGCCCCGACCCGGCGTACGACGCCGCCCACGCCGTCGGCGAGCTCGTCGCGGCGGTCGAGTTCAGCCGCATCGGGATGCGCGCCCTGGAGGCCCTGGTGTCGGAGCGGCCGCTGCGCCCCGATCCGCCCTGCTACTTCAACCCGCTGCACGACCGCGGCCACGCGCGCGTGGCACTCCCCGGCGCCCCTGACGGCCCCGAGGAGGTCGCCGCCTGCCACGGCTGCGCCAAGGGCCCGGAGCCGCTCCTGGTGCCCTCCGAGGGCGGCCCGGTGCCGTACTACGACAGCGACGCCGTCGACGCGCGCTGGCGCCTGCTCGGCTACGGCGCGGTGGTCCCGGACAACGGCGCCACGATGATCGCCACCGCGCGGGACGGCTTCCGCGACCCGGGGCCCGCGGCGCCCTCCGGGGGCGGCCTCAAGAAGTTTCGTACGAAGGTGAGTTGATGATCATGAGTGACCTGGTCACCGGTGTGCTGAGCGGCCTCGCCCTCGGCACCTGTGTCACGTATCCGCTGGCCCTGTGGCTGACCCGGAACCTGAGCGGGGGCTCCCTGCCGCCGCACCGCCGCGAGCGCAGGGCCCGCGCGGAGCTGGACGCCTTCTTCGCCCGCCAGGATCCGTGACCACGGGCAGTGGCATCCTTGGGGGACGCGTACGTTCACGAAGGGTGCGGGGATGACGACCGGCACGGGCCAGCAGGCGAGAGCGCCGCAGCAGGCGGCACAGTCGGCGCGCACCATGCGGGCCGACGCCCGCCGCAACTACGACCGGCTGCTCGCCGAGGCACGCTCCGCCTTCGCCGAGCACGGCACGGGCGCGTCCCTGGAGGACGTGGCGCGCCGCGCGGGCGTCGGCATCGGCACGCTCTACCGGCACTTCCCCAACCGGCACGCGCTGATGAGCGCGGTCTGGAAGGACGCGGTGTGCGACCTGCTCGCGCGGTCGCACGCGCTGCTCGACGACCCGCAGCCGTGCTCCGCGCTGGTGGCGTGGCTGCGCGACATCATCACTCATGCGGGTGAGTATCGCGGCCTGTCGAGCGCGCTCATGTCGGCGTCGCACGACGACACTTCGGCGCTCGCGCAGTGCAGCATGCCCATGCGCGAGGCCGGCGCGGCCCTGCTGCTCCGGGCGCAGGAGGCGGGGGCCGTGCGGCCCGACGTCTCCATCGGCGACCTGCTCCAGCTGACCAACGCGATCTCCCTGGCGGCCGAGGAGACTCCGGACGATCCGGAGCTGGCCGACCGCCTGCTCACGCTGACCCTGCGGGGGCTGAAGGCCGACGGCGGCTGAAGACCGACGGGCAGGCACCGGCGTGGCACCGGCGCCCACCCACGGCGCCATCACTTTCCGTGACGGTGTGACTACCCCGCCCGGCGGCCCCGCGGCCGCCGGATGTCAGCGGCGGCGCAGGTCCGCGACCCGCGCCGCCCGCTCCCCGGGAGGCTGCTCCCCGAGGAGCGCGCTGCGCAACTGCTGGCCCGGGCCCGCCCCGTGGTTGCGACGCTGACCCGGCAGGGGCACGTCCCGACGCGGCTGGCGCCCCGCCGGAACGGAGTCGACACCGGGCGCGGAGCTAGGGCCTGCGGCATCGCCCGCCACCGTGATCTGCACGCCCTGGTCGGCCAGGGCCTGCAGTTCCGTCGCGGCACGGTCGTCGTGCCCCGGCGGTTCGTCCGTGACCAGGCGGGTGATGACGTCGGTCGGCACCGTCTGGAACATCGTGTCGGTGCCGAGCTTGGTGTGGTCGGCGAGGACCACGACCTCGGCCGCCGCCTGGACCAGCGCGCGGTCCACGCTCGCGGAGAGCATGTTGGACGTGGACAGGCCGCGCTCGGCGGTCAGACCACTGCCCGACAGGAAGGCCCGTGACACC
The window above is part of the Streptomyces venezuelae genome. Proteins encoded here:
- a CDS encoding acetyl/propionyl/methylcrotonyl-CoA carboxylase subunit alpha — its product is MRKVLIANRGEIAVRVARACRDAGIASVAVYADPDRDALHVRAADEAFALGGDTPATSYLDISKVLAAAKDAGADAIHPGYGFLSENADFAQAVIDAGLNWIGPPPQAIRDLGDKVAARHIAQRAGAPLVAGTPDPVSGADEVVAFAEANGLPIAIKAAFGGGGRGLKVARTLEEVPELYDSAVREAVAAFGRGECFVERYLDKPRHVETQCLADKHGNVVVVSTRDCSLQRRHQKLVEEAPAPFLTAEQNAELYAASKAILKEAGYVGAGTVEFLVGVDGTISFLEVNTRLQVEHPVTEEVAGIDLVREMFRIADGEELGYGDPELRGHSFEFRINGEDPGRNFLPAPGTVTTFAPPSGPGVRLDAGVESGSVIGPAWDSLLAKLIVTGATREQALQRAARALAEFNVEGMATAIPFHRAVVKDPAFGPELTGSSDPFTVHTRWIETEFVNEIPPFTGTGDAETDEEPGRETVVVEVGGKRLEVSLPSSLGMTIARTAAAGGARPKRRAAKKSGPAASGDTLASPMQGTIVKVAVEEGQEVKEGDLVVVLEAMKMEQPLNAHRSGTIKGLTAEVGGSLTSGAVICEIKD
- a CDS encoding TetR/AcrR family transcriptional regulator, with translation MTTGTGQQARAPQQAAQSARTMRADARRNYDRLLAEARSAFAEHGTGASLEDVARRAGVGIGTLYRHFPNRHALMSAVWKDAVCDLLARSHALLDDPQPCSALVAWLRDIITHAGEYRGLSSALMSASHDDTSALAQCSMPMREAGAALLLRAQEAGAVRPDVSIGDLLQLTNAISLAAEETPDDPELADRLLTLTLRGLKADGG